One region of Mangifera indica cultivar Alphonso chromosome 3, CATAS_Mindica_2.1, whole genome shotgun sequence genomic DNA includes:
- the LOC123210402 gene encoding E3 ubiquitin-protein ligase BOI-like produces the protein MASLLNHSKPFSLYSTIINTTPLSNNKTDAFASLIIIPHGVSLSFCLAISSFSFFVWLFRSVYPLISVNTRNMFGGDSNNPMLPVFVGHGENRFQYNANALPQLQLFGEVGCSVGPLNYVGNERVTTVDQQLKRSREVESISRQQKRRVSLKDNLHRDESGQPGCVLNPNPISTGLKLSCEEDEHNSSVSSACENVTCAIPVLSLGGNLKAEIDRQKAELDHYIRLQEENIVKGVTELKQRHTYSFLSAIERGVARNLHEKELEIENMNNKNKELVDRIKQASMEVQSWQYRAKYNESVINMLKNNLKQAMAQGAMHSKEGCGDSEVDDAASHTNVNHIVDGSGNSSPTMKQTSCRACKVREVSILLLPCRHLCLCKDCEGFIEICPICKAMKTASVQVYMC, from the exons ATGGCCTCTCTTCTTAACCACTCGAAGCCCTTTTCCCTTTACAGCACCATTATCAATACCACCCCTCTCAGCAACAATAAAACCGATGCCTTTGCTTCATTGATAATAATACCCCATGGTGTTTCCTTGTCTTTCTGCTTAgccatttcttctttttcattttttgtgtgGCTTTTTAGATCGGTCTACCCTCTAATATCCGTCAATACCAG GAATATGTTTGGAGGCGATAGTAACAATCCGATGCTTCCTGTTTTTGTTGGGCATGGGGAGAACCGGTTCCAGTATAATGCTAATGCATTGCCTCAGCTTCAGTTATTTGGAGAAG TTGGGTGTAGTGTTGGTCCCTTAAACTACGTGGGAAATGAGCGTGTGACTACTGTGGACCAGCAGTTGAAAAGAAGCAGAGAGGTGGAATCTATTTCCAGACAGCAAAAGCGACGTGTATCTTTGAAAGATAACTTGCATCGAGATGAATCTGGTCAGCCTGGTTGTGTTCTGAATCCAAACCCTATCTCAACTGGTCTAAAACTTTCATGCGAGGAAGATGAACATAATTCTTCTGTTTCTTCTGCTTGTGAAAATGTGACTTGTGCCATCCCTGTATTATCTCTTGGGGGTAATCTTAAGGCTGAGATTGACCGTCAAAAGGCAGAATTGGATCATTACATTAGACTTCAG GAAGAGAATATTGTGAAGGGTGTAACAGAACTAAAGCAGAGACACACATATTCATTTCTCAGTGCCATAGAAAGAGGAGTTGCaagaaatttacatgaaaagGAGCTTGAAATTGAGAACATGAACAACAAGAACAAGGAGCTAGTGGATAGAATAAAGCAAGCTAGTATGGAAGTTCAATCATGGCAGTACAGAGCAAAGTATAACGAGTCTGTGATTAATATGCTGAAGAACAATCTGAAGCAGGCAATGGCACAAGGTGCTATGCATAGCAAAGAAGGTTGTGGGGATAGCGAAGTGGATGATGCAGCCTCTCACACTAATGTGAACCATATTGTCGATGGTTCAGGAAATTCGAGCCCCACAATGAAGCAGACAAGTTGCAGAGCTTGTAAGGTACGGGAAGTGTCGATCTTGCTCTTGCCATGTAGGCACTTATGTTTATGTAAAGATTGTGAAGGGTTTATTGAGATTTGTCCCATTTGCAAGGCAATGAAGACTGCAAGTGTTCAAGTATACATGTGTTGA